A window of Mustelus asterias chromosome 15, sMusAst1.hap1.1, whole genome shotgun sequence contains these coding sequences:
- the flrt3 gene encoding leucine-rich repeat transmembrane protein FLRT3: protein MTLDVISKVWNFFVWAGVGSFLGLLVQTVTVETCPSVCRCDQGFVYCNDRGLTSIPTGIPHDSTTLFLQNNQINNAGIPRELLNLLKVETIYLYSNSLDEFPTNVPKYIKELHLQENNIRTISLDSLSKIPYLERLHLDDNSVSAVSIEEGAFRENKYLKLIFLSRNHLSSIPIGLPNTIEELRLDDNRIATISENALRHLVGLKRLVLDGNLLTNQGLRDKVFMNLENLTELSLVRNILTSPPALPITNLQKLHLQENHINRIPSNAFSYLRQLQRLDLSNNNLTNLPQGIFDNLNNLSQLLLRNNPWYCGCKMKWVRDWLRSLPVGVNARGLMCQSPDKVRGMAVKDLAVAMFGCKNISSENTFPTISPTAGTSVGSSATRGHWPPFESKRPDWKKPDRNKNHQPTAVPGGRAVRINVKSVSVDTIHITWKIALPMTALRLSWLKLGHNPALGAITETIVHSGRSEYLLTALEPESSYRICMVPMETSNVYLLDETPVCTETQTASLTMHNPTTTLNREQEKELYRNTRLPLAGIIGGAVAVIAIALLALVCCYMHRTGTPFSKTCAYSRGRRRKDDDYAEAGTKKDNTILEIRETAFQMIPMNSEQAAKEEFVIHTIFPPNGMNLYKNNHSESNSSNRSYRDSGIPDSDHSHS, encoded by the coding sequence ATGACCCTCGACGTGATCAGCAAGGTCTGGAATTTCTTTGTGTGGGCTGGCGTGGGATCATTCCTGGGACTGTTGGTGCAAACAGTCACTGTGGAAACATGCCCGTCAGTCTGCCGCTGTGACCAAGGATTTGTGTACTGCAATGACCGGGGCCTGACATCCATACCGACCGGCATTCCACACGACTCCACGACCCTCTTCCTGCAGAACAATCAAATCAACAACGCTGGGATTCCGAGGGAGCTTCTCAACCTGCTGAAGGTGGAAACCATTTACTTGTACAGCAACTCTCTGGATGAATTTCCCACCAACGTCCCAAAGTACATTAAAGAACTCCATCTGCAGGAGAACAACATACGGACAATTTCCTTGGATTcgctttccaaaattccctacctGGAAAGGCTGCACTTGGATGATAATTCAGTCTCTGCTGTTAGTATTGAGGAAGGCGCTTTTCGAGAGAATAAGTATCTTAAGTTGATTTTTTTGTCCAGGAATCACCTCAGCAGCATACCCATCGGACTCCCCAACACAATTGAAGAGCTGAGGCTGGATGACAACAGAATTGCCACCATTTCTGAGAATGCCCTCAGACACCTCGTTGGCTTGAAGCGCCTGGTGTTAGACGGGAACTTGCTCACCAATCAAGGGCTTCGAGATAAGGTTTTCATGAACCTTGAGAACCTTACAGAGTTATCGCTTGTGCGCAACATACTGACTTCGCCTCCCGCTCTGCCCATTACCAACCTGCAGAAGCTGCACCTCCAGGAAAACCACATCAATCGGATCCCCTCCAATGCCTTTTCCTATCTCAGACAATTGCAGCGACTGGACCTGTCGAATAATAACTTAACTAACTTGCCTCAGGGAATCTTTGATAATCTGAACAACCTGTCCCAGCTGCTACTCCGCAACAACCCCTGGTACTGCGGATGTAAGATGAAGTGGGTCCGGGATTGGCTgcgttcccttccagttggggtcAACGCCCGTGGACTGAtgtgccaatcccctgacaaggTGAGAGGCATGGCCGTTAAGGACCTAGCGGTCGCAATGTTTGGCTGCAAAAATATCTCTTCGGAGAACACCTTCCCCACCATCTCGCCCACCGCTGGGACATCAGTCGGGAGCTCCGCCACTCGTGGGCACTGGCCTCCGTTCGAGTCGAAACGGCCAGACTGGAAAAAGCCGGACCGTAACAAAAACCATCAGCCCACGGCAGTCCCGGGGGGTAGAGCTGTTCGAATCAATGTGAAATCCGTCAGCGTAGATACAATTCACATCACCTGGAAGATTGCCCTGCCTATGACGGCACTAAGGCTCAGTTGGCTCAAGTTGGGCCACAACCCAGCGTTGGGAGCCATTACGGAAACCATAGTGCACAGCGGGAGAAGTGAGTACTTGCTCACAGCCCTTGAACCAGAGTCATCCTATCGAATATGTATGGTTCCCATGGAAACCAGCAATGTTTATCTGTTGGACGAGACCCCAGTCTGCACAGAAACACAGACCGCATCTCTGACGATGCACAATCCTACGACCACCCTCAACAGAGAACAAGAGAAGGAACTTTACAGGAATACACGGCTGCCTTTGGCAGGTATCATCGGGGGTGCGGTGGCTGTAATAGCAATTGCTTTACTTGCACTGGTCTGCTGTTACATGCACAGAACTGGGACGCCTTTCTCCAAGACCTGTGCATATAGCAGGGGGCGGCGAAGGAAGGATGACGATTACGCAGAGGCTGGAACTAAGAAGGACAACACGATATTAGAAATTCGGGAAACTGCTTTTCAGATGATTCCTATGAACAGTGAACAAGCGGCCAAGGAGGAGTTTGTAATACACACTATATTTCCGCCTAACGGGATGAATTTGTACAAAAACAACCACAGCGAAAGCAACAGTAGCAACAGAAGTTATAGAGACAGCGGGATACCAGATTCAGATCATTCGCACTCATGA